The Streptococcus mitis genomic sequence AATCTGCTATTTCTGCTCAAGTATTGCAAGCAGTTATCACTGAAAAAGAACACTATGCTGACCAACATATTGGCAAACAAGAAAATGTTGTGATCGATATGTCTAGTCCCAATATCGCTAAACCATTCTCTATCGGTCACCTGCGCTCAACTGTTATCGGAGATAGCTTATCACATATTTTCCAAAAAATCGGTTATCAAACGGTCAAGGTCAACCATTTAGGAGACTGGGGTAAACAGTTTGGGATGTTGATTGTTGCCTACAAAAAATGGGGAGACGAAGAAGCTGTAAAAGCTCATCCAATCGATGAACTTCTTAAACTCTATGTCCGCATCAACGCTGAGGCTGAAAATGACCCTAGCTTGGATGAAGAAGCACGCGAATGGTTCCGTAAACTTGAAAATGGCGACGAGGAAGCTCTCGCTCTTTGGCAATGGTTCCGTGATGAAAGTTTGGTCGAATTTAACCGCCTTTACAATGAATTGCAAGTCGAATTTGACAGCTACAACGGAGAAGCCTTCTACAACGATAAGATGGATGCAGTTGTAGACATTCTTTCTGAAAAAGGCCTTCTTGTTGAGTCAGAAGGGGCCCAAGTTGTCAATCTTGAAAAATATGGAATTGAACATCCAGCCCTTATCAAAAAATCTGATGGAGCAACTCTCTATATCACTCGTGACTTGGCTGCAGCCCTTTACCGTAAAAACGAATACCAATTTGCTAAATCTATCTACGTCGTTGGTCAAGAGCAATCTGCCCACTTTAAACAACTCAAAGCTGTCTTGCAAGAAATGGGCTACGATTGGAGTGACGACATTACTCACGTTCCTTTTGGTTTGGTTACAAAAGAAGGGAAAAAACTCTCTACCCGTAAAGGGAATGTCATCTTGCTAGAGCCTACAGTTGCAGAGGCTGTTAGCCGTGCCAAAGCCCAAATTGAAGCTAAAAATCCTGAACTTGAAAATAAAGACCAAGTAGCGCATGCTGTTGGGGTTGGAGCCATTAAATTCTATGACCTCAAAACCGACCGTACAAATGGATACGACTTCGACCTAGAAGCTATGGTATCCTTCGAGGGTGAAACTGGACCTTACGTTCAATATGCCTACGCTCGTATCCAATCTATCTTACGCAAAGCAAACTTCAAACCAGAAACAGAGGCTAATTACAGCTTAAATGATGCAGAAAGCTGGGAAATCATTAAACTCATCCAAGATTTCCCACGTATTATCAACCGTGCTGCGGATAACTTTGAACCTTCTATCATTGCTAAATTTGCAATTAGCTTGGCTCAAGCCTTTAACAAGTACTATGCACATACACGTATCCTAGACGAAAATCCTGAACGCGACAGCCGTCTAGCTCTCAGCTACGCAACCGCAGTCGTTCTCAAAGAAGCCCTTCGCTTGCTTGGAGTAGAAGCGCCAGAGAAGATGTAAATCGCCAAATCCTATCAGAGATTTGGCTAGGCGCTTCACTAGTTTTAGGACATAAATATGATCGATTTATGTCCTAAAACGTCGTAATCTTAAGGTTATTGGAACTAAAGTTCCTAATTGTTAGACGCTAGCCGCTTATATGCGGACTAGCTAACTGCTTCACTAGTATTGTAATAGAAATAATATCGATTTCTATTACAATACGTCGTAACTATGTGGCGCATTGCCTAAACGATTTACTAATTCACCTAACCAAATAATATCGATTTGGTTAAGAGACTTATCAAGTTTTGCTGACTTGCTCTACTATTTTAAGTCCACTAAATCGATTTATTCACTACTACTTCTACCATACAGGGAGATTTTCTATGAGCCAATATGCTTATATCCTCGTTGTAATTAGCTTGGTGTTCCTTTTTCTGCTCAATAAGTACGAGAAGGAGAGACTGCAAAGGCTCTACCAAGAACAACTTTTAAAGGATGAAACATTTAGGGCTGATATCAAAGAGAAAATTCACACGACTGAAAATATCAATGATGTCATTGCTTACATCAATAAAACTTATCATCTGGGAATGTTGCTATCAAAAGACATTACAGATCAATTGAAATAAACCGAGCTATTCTTTAAGGAATATCAAAACCGAGACTAAGAGTTTAATACTGAGTCTCGGTTTTTGTGTATTTTTTTAAGTAATAAAGCCACCACTCCCCCAGCAATGCAAGTGCAAAATCCCCTAGAATGTGATAAAATAAAAAGAGAACTCTATCAAGGAGGAAAACATGGAAAAACAAACCGTCGCCGTCTTGGGGCCTGGTTCTTGGGGAACTGCCCTTTCACAAGTCTTAAATGACAATGGACACGAGGTACGTATTTGGGGAAATCTGCCCGAGCAAATCAATGAAATTAATACCTATCATACTAACAAGCACTACTTTAAAGATGTCGTTCTAGACGGAAATATCATTGCCTACACTGACTTAGCAGAGGCATTAAAAGATGTAGATGCGATTTTGTTTGTTGTCCCAACAAAAGTGACACGACTTGTTGCCCAACAAGTTGCAAAAACCTTAGACCATAAGGCTATCATCATGCACGCATCAAAGGGATTAGAGCCTGATAGCCATAAACGATTATCAACTATCCTTGAAGAAGAAATTCCTGAACATCTCCGCAGTGATATTGTCGTTGTTTCAGGACCTAGTCATGCGGAAGAAACCATTGTACGTGACCTGACTTTAATCACTGCTGCTTCTAAAGATTTACAAACAGCTCAATATGTTCAGGAACTCTTTAGTAATCACTACTTTCGACTTTATACCAATACGGATGTTATCGGAGTTGAAACTGCTGGTGCTCTTAAAAATATTATTGCTGTCGGTGCTGGAGCTTTACATGGTTTGGGATTTGGTGACAATGCCAAGGCAGCCATCATCGCTCGAGGCTTGGCAGAAATTACCCGCCTAGGAGTAGCACTTGGGGCCAGTCCATTGACCTATAGTGGCTTATCCGGTGTAGGAGACTTGATCGTAACGGGAACCTCCATCCACTCTCGTAACTGGAGAGCCGGAGATGCTCTTGGTCGTGGAGAATCTCTAGCTGATATCGAAGCCAATATGGGCATGGTGATTGAAGGAATCTCAACAACTCGAGCAGCCTATGAACTAGCGCAAGAACTTGGAGTCTATATGCCAATTACACAAGCCATTTACCAAGTTATTTACCACGGAACCAATATTAAAGATGCCATTTACGACATCATGAACAATGAATTTAAAGCAGAAAATGAGTGGTCTTAACCCTCTAGAGAAAGGATTCTTATGACATCAAAAGTTAGAAAGGCAGTCATCCCTGCCGCTGGACTTGGAACTCGATTTTTACCAGCAACCAAAGCACTTGCTAAAGAGATGTTGCCAATTGTGGACAAACCAACTATCCAATTTATCGTAGAAGAAGCTCTTAAATCAGGTATTGAAGATATTCTGGTTGTCACTGGTAAATCAAAACGTTCTATTGAAGACCACTTTGACTCAAACTTTGAGCTTGAGTACAACCTCAAAGAAAAAGGCAAACATGACTTGTTAAAATTGGTAGACGAAACAACTGGCATTCGCCTTCACTTTATCCGTCAAAGCCATCCTCGTGGGCTTGGAGATGCTGTCTTACAAGCCAAAGCTTTTGTAGGGAATGAGCCCTTCGTTGTCATGCTTGGTGATGACCTAATGGATATTACAGATGACCATGCTGTCCCTTTGACAAAACAATTGATGAACGATTACGAGACGACTCACGCATCAACAATTGCTGTTATGCCTGTCCCTCATGCAGACGTTTCAGCATATGGAGTTATAGCTCCTCAGGGTGAAGGGATTAATGGTCTCTACAGTGTCGAAACCTTCGTTGAAAAACCAGCTCCAGAAGATGCTCCAAGTGATTTGGCAATCATCGGACGCTATCTGCTCACACCAGAAATTTTTGATATCCTCGAAAATCAAGCTCCTGGCGCTGGAAATGAAATCCAACTTACCGACGCTATTGATACGCTTAATAAAACACAACGTGTTTTCGCCCGCGAATTTACAGGAGCTCGTTACGACGTTGGGGATAAGTTTGGCTTTATGAAAACATCTATTGACTATGCCCTCAAGCACCCACAAGTCAAAGATGACTTGAAAGATTACCTCATCCAACTAGGAAAAGAATTAGCTGAGAAGGAATAAAATAAAAAAGATAAGGTTCAAAAATGCCTTATCTTTTTTCATTACACAACTATTATTATAAGCTCTCACAACCCCATTCCCCTGTAGAGAAGCAAGACTGCGAGTCCTACAAACAAGACTACCGCTCCTAACCTCTGGCTGGTACTATACATCCGTCTTTCTCCTCGAACTGGAAAGATAATTGCTAGAAATGCTCCACCAACTGCACCACCGATATGGCCTGCTAGGCTGATTCCTGGAATCAGAACACTTCCAATAATGTTAACCACAAAAAGTGTCAGATAAGATTGCCCTAGCTGTTGGATATAAGGATTACGCGTTGCATAGCGGAGAATGATAATCGCAGCAAATAGCCCATAGAGAGAAGTAGAAGCTCCTGCTGCTAAGGATTTTGGACTAAATACAAAAACAAAGATATTACCCATCATTCCTGATAAAAGATAGAGAAAGAAAAACTTCTTGGATCCGAAAATTTCCTCTACTTGCCTACCAAGATAATAAAGGGAAAGCATATTAACAATGAAATGCTCCCAACCAATATGAACAAAAATGGCAGAAAAGAGACGCCAAATTTGCTCAGGAAAGAGGCGAATAGCTGGCCCATACATGGCTCCAAATCGAAATAATGTATCCGCCCTGTCAAAGTTTCCTCCTGTAGTCACCAACATTAGTAAAAACACCAAGGCCGTCACTAAGAGGAAGAAACTCGTCACAGGGTAACGTCTATCAAAGATTTCCTTCATCAATCAGAACCTCCTGAACAGGAATATCATGGTTTTCAGGGATAAAGTCCTGAATTTGACAAGGATATATCGTACTCAAAGTATGACCAGAAAAATGTTTCAGATAGCGATCATAATAACCTCCACCGTATCCTATCCGATATCCTTTCGTCGTAAAAACCAAGCCCGGAACATGAATCAAATCAATCTGAGAGGCATCCACCACTTCCAAATCTCCCTGTGGTTCCAGTAAGCCAAAGGAAGTTTTTACCAACTGTTGCGGATCATAGACTACAAAGTTCATGCGTCCCTTGGGATAAGTTTTGGGTATCAGAACCTTCTTGCCGTCCTTCAGCGCCTGCTCAATCAGTTCCTGCGTTTGAAACTCATGAGGAAAAGAGAGGTAGGTTGCGATGATCTTAGCTTCTTGGTAAAAGGGGTGTTGTAAAAGTCTTTCGGTTAAAGTTTGATCTATAAACTGTTTTTGCTCTAGAGGTAAAGCCTTCATTTCTTGCAATACTTGCTTCCGTAATTCCGATTTCATAGACACCACCTCTACTCTGCTGCTTTCTTTTTCAGGAAACTAGAGACCGCGTCCACCCCAATAGCTAAGGCTTCTTCCTTAGGATTCATCTGAGGGTGATGAAGGGCATAGGGACTACCTACACCAAGCCAGAACATAACGCCATCAACCTTTGAAAGGAGATAACCAAAGTCCTCACCTGTCATAGCAGGTTCAATATCAATCAGCTCGATTCCGTCTTTTTTTTCAAAGAAGTCCATCAGTTCACGCGCCAAGGCTGGATGGTTCTCAACAGGCAGGTAACCACCTTGTTTGAGTTCCACTTCGACTTCCATATCGAAGGCAGCTGCAACTCCTTCTGCAACTGTTTTGACCCGCTTTTGTACCAAGAGACTCATATCCTGTGTCAAAGCCCGAATAGTTCCATGTAAAAAGGCTGTGTCTGTGATGACATTGTTTGTTGTTCCGGCTTGGAAAAGACCAAAGGTCACCACTGCTCCCTCGATTGGGTTGACATTGCGGCTGACAACTGACTGCACCTGGGTCACAAAGTAACTAGCCGCCACCAAGGCGTCATTGGCTTCATGAGGAAAGGCTGCGTGTCCTCCTTTGCCTTTGAAACGGATTTTCACCTCGCAAGTACCTGCAAAGAGTGTATGAGTATTGGTCGCAATCTGACCAACCTTCAAATCTGGTCGAACATGAAGGCCATAAAACTGGTCTGGTAACCAGTCTCCAAAAGCGCCATCCTCATACATGAGCATGCCACCAGCTTCATTTTCTTCAGCAGGTTGAAACAGAAAGAGCAGATTGTTCTTTGGTTGCTCCTCAAGTGCTCGCTCAAGACAGCCCAAGGCAATAGTCATGTGGAAATCATGTCCACAGGCGTGCATGCGACCTTGGTGCTGAGAAGCAAAAGGAAGTCCTGTTTGTTCGACAATAGGCAGGCCATCAATATCTGTTCTCCAACCAATGGTACGCTCTGGCTGACTTCCCTGCAAATAGACCAAAATACCTGTCCGCCAAGTACGAACTTGAACAAAC encodes the following:
- a CDS encoding N-acetyldiaminopimelate deacetylase, with protein sequence MLDLIQTRRDLHQIPEIGLEEFKTQAYLLDVIEKLTAGKEFVQVRTWRTGILVYLQGSQPERTIGWRTDIDGLPIVEQTGLPFASQHQGRMHACGHDFHMTIALGCLERALEEQPKNNLLFLFQPAEENEAGGMLMYEDGAFGDWLPDQFYGLHVRPDLKVGQIATNTHTLFAGTCEVKIRFKGKGGHAAFPHEANDALVAASYFVTQVQSVVSRNVNPIEGAVVTFGLFQAGTTNNVITDTAFLHGTIRALTQDMSLLVQKRVKTVAEGVAAAFDMEVEVELKQGGYLPVENHPALARELMDFFEKKDGIELIDIEPAMTGEDFGYLLSKVDGVMFWLGVGSPYALHHPQMNPKEEALAIGVDAVSSFLKKKAAE
- a CDS encoding NAD(P)H-dependent glycerol-3-phosphate dehydrogenase, yielding MEKQTVAVLGPGSWGTALSQVLNDNGHEVRIWGNLPEQINEINTYHTNKHYFKDVVLDGNIIAYTDLAEALKDVDAILFVVPTKVTRLVAQQVAKTLDHKAIIMHASKGLEPDSHKRLSTILEEEIPEHLRSDIVVVSGPSHAEETIVRDLTLITAASKDLQTAQYVQELFSNHYFRLYTNTDVIGVETAGALKNIIAVGAGALHGLGFGDNAKAAIIARGLAEITRLGVALGASPLTYSGLSGVGDLIVTGTSIHSRNWRAGDALGRGESLADIEANMGMVIEGISTTRAAYELAQELGVYMPITQAIYQVIYHGTNIKDAIYDIMNNEFKAENEWS
- a CDS encoding rhomboid family intramembrane serine protease, whose amino-acid sequence is MKEIFDRRYPVTSFFLLVTALVFLLMLVTTGGNFDRADTLFRFGAMYGPAIRLFPEQIWRLFSAIFVHIGWEHFIVNMLSLYYLGRQVEEIFGSKKFFFLYLLSGMMGNIFVFVFSPKSLAAGASTSLYGLFAAIIILRYATRNPYIQQLGQSYLTLFVVNIIGSVLIPGISLAGHIGGAVGGAFLAIIFPVRGERRMYSTSQRLGAVVLFVGLAVLLLYRGMGL
- a CDS encoding 5-formyltetrahydrofolate cyclo-ligase; amino-acid sequence: MKSELRKQVLQEMKALPLEQKQFIDQTLTERLLQHPFYQEAKIIATYLSFPHEFQTQELIEQALKDGKKVLIPKTYPKGRMNFVVYDPQQLVKTSFGLLEPQGDLEVVDASQIDLIHVPGLVFTTKGYRIGYGGGYYDRYLKHFSGHTLSTIYPCQIQDFIPENHDIPVQEVLIDEGNL
- the argS gene encoding arginine--tRNA ligase, whose amino-acid sequence is MNTKELIASELASVIDSLDQEAILNLLETPKNSEMGDIAFPAFSLAKVERKAPQMIAAELAEKINSQAFEKVVATGPYVNFFLDKSAISAQVLQAVITEKEHYADQHIGKQENVVIDMSSPNIAKPFSIGHLRSTVIGDSLSHIFQKIGYQTVKVNHLGDWGKQFGMLIVAYKKWGDEEAVKAHPIDELLKLYVRINAEAENDPSLDEEAREWFRKLENGDEEALALWQWFRDESLVEFNRLYNELQVEFDSYNGEAFYNDKMDAVVDILSEKGLLVESEGAQVVNLEKYGIEHPALIKKSDGATLYITRDLAAALYRKNEYQFAKSIYVVGQEQSAHFKQLKAVLQEMGYDWSDDITHVPFGLVTKEGKKLSTRKGNVILLEPTVAEAVSRAKAQIEAKNPELENKDQVAHAVGVGAIKFYDLKTDRTNGYDFDLEAMVSFEGETGPYVQYAYARIQSILRKANFKPETEANYSLNDAESWEIIKLIQDFPRIINRAADNFEPSIIAKFAISLAQAFNKYYAHTRILDENPERDSRLALSYATAVVLKEALRLLGVEAPEKM
- the galU gene encoding UTP--glucose-1-phosphate uridylyltransferase GalU, encoding MTSKVRKAVIPAAGLGTRFLPATKALAKEMLPIVDKPTIQFIVEEALKSGIEDILVVTGKSKRSIEDHFDSNFELEYNLKEKGKHDLLKLVDETTGIRLHFIRQSHPRGLGDAVLQAKAFVGNEPFVVMLGDDLMDITDDHAVPLTKQLMNDYETTHASTIAVMPVPHADVSAYGVIAPQGEGINGLYSVETFVEKPAPEDAPSDLAIIGRYLLTPEIFDILENQAPGAGNEIQLTDAIDTLNKTQRVFAREFTGARYDVGDKFGFMKTSIDYALKHPQVKDDLKDYLIQLGKELAEKE